From the Pleurodeles waltl isolate 20211129_DDA chromosome 6, aPleWal1.hap1.20221129, whole genome shotgun sequence genome, the window ATACTCCTCTGGTCCTGAGTTGGGGTGTCCCCATGCCCCCACCTCAACCACCCCCAAACACCTATTCCCTCCATTCCCCCACCACGATGACCAAAAATCTGAACACCAGCTCTAATACCTGGTCCTTCGATGGGCAGAAAGCTACCTTCTTTAATGTCTGACAAAGGTACAGCAGTCTTCTGCCAGTTGGTAGTCACAGTGCTGGCCTCAATACTGCTGACTGAAAAGTTGCACCAGACATTGTGATGATGCTGAGAGACGTGAAAAAGACGAGGCTAAGAAGCAAAGGAGAGACACAGTTTCCAGGAACAGAAATCGGCTAAAAAGAAAGGGGTAACAGTCAAAGGACAGCTGTCTTTCACAGGAGTACCCTTGCATTCCTTAGAATACCGTGATGTCCAAAGACAACATCCTGTCCCTCCTACAAATCCTCTCAGAACATGAAGAGTTATTGGATTTTCAAGAGTCTAAACAGTATCTTGACCTCTTACGTGACCTAGAGGGCAGCGTATCTTCTGAAATAGACCTTGATGTGTAGTCAGAAGTTGAGAAACTAGGGCTTAATCTTTGTGCAAAAAGTGAATTGGCGAAGATGTAGATAACATTCCCCTTCTGGATCTGTCCTGAATGGGCAAGTCTTCTTTAACAACCCAGCCTCTTTTTAAACAATTACTTTAAAGCAAGAAAGATGAGCATGTCACCCAGCCTACTTCTGAGGCATTTTGCAATGCCATATTCTATGTTGGCCTGTCAATGTTATCAGAAAAGAACAGTGGGAAGATGGAACTTACGAGGAGGATATTTCTGGGCCAGCATGCTTTGCCATTCTGGCGGCCACTATAGTGATGCTCATCATCAGGTGCAATGGAGAGAAATTAGAGTATAACTAAGCCCCTTTTGCCAAACAGCAATCACAATGAGGCAGGCAGGGAATAACATGACAATGCAGGATTGCATTCAAGAATGCAGTGAATGAAGGCATCATTAGCTCTGGTGGATATTTTGGTTCAGCCCCCGTGTcacaataaaatgctaataaaaggCTGGGCTAAAATATACTCACTCACAGCCGGAAATGCAGACCAGAATACTGGACACCCCCGTTCAGTGTGGATTTGCCATTCGCAAAGTAGGTTCACAAGGCTCTCCATTCTATAAAGACCAACACAACAGATGTTTCAGTGAGAAGCTGATCTCTGCTTTGTGATCTTTTGGGGTATACAACCACAGAGGCTTTCTTCATCTGCAGATCTAGCCACAGTCTTGCTCGGCTTCAACTAGCAGCTATCAATAGCAATGCATCCAGCACGAACAAAAGGGCTTCACTTTGCATACGCAAACCCAtgagtggaacacagacctagggATGACCGTGcctatgcagatggcctttccaagttGTTCAACTTAGACAACGAAGATTCTCTTGGTAAAGGTTAGTCTCATTTCCTTTTTGTTGGGTTGGGGGTGTAGGAGAGTGCCCCtgtttgacatggtcaccctcatTTTTTTGCCACTGGTTCTTAGGACTTTTGAATAAACAGGTCCCcaatgccagtgctctttccctaaacaaaGTAGTAAAAGGTCTAATTGTGTACAATTGGTATTCATTCAAGTACCTCTGTAAGTCCATAGccagtggtacccctggtacataggGCCTGTGTACTTAAAAGggtccctgaaggctgcagcatgtattatgccaccctaaggcatCCCCCTATGAATTGCATGCAGATTGGCATTGCAGGCTGAGTGGCATGGTACAAACCAtgtgtgaaaacatgacatggcacactcattgtgcgccatgccaaagtcactgcatataatatatgtaagtacagcaggccttggagccctgaggcagggtgcattatattttatgtgcGGGCATATCTGCATATGCAGATATgaccctgtgatgtctagtttgattactagatattacaagtgaacagggaatcCATCTTAAGGtctgtactgggcactggtcattactaGTAACCCagatacataatggcttcactgaaacttgtggtgtttggtatcaagcacCTGGTCTTAATATTACCCGTACTGATACAAGTATTTGCTTTATTATGATTggcacccagagggcactttagaagTACCCCTGAACCCTACTAGTCTTCTAGTGTACTTGTGACTAGtgtcaaccagcctgccaccacagacaaattTAGGAGTCCCTGGAGGTGAGAGACCGTGCTCTCAGAGGCAAGAATCAATGCCAGTTTCAGAGGAAGATGTTCTCTCATCCTCCAGCTGGATGGCTAGTAAATCAGCATATCTGGGCTGGAGGCATCAAAGCCTCTGTGGACTTTTGATATGCGATCATGTCTCCCTCCAGACCTGGGGAATGCCACCTCCTGCCCGAGGGCCATTTGACTCCATCACAGGCAGGAAATTCGCTATGCAGTAGACGTGTTGCACCtccaggcctgccacaccccaaaggtgggtTGCATGATGTTTTCCATaaaagaagggttccaccatcttgtttggaACTAGGAACtctcagacagggttatgcccactccccacagataTAGTCACCCCAGGAGGTGACTTGGTATCCTCCTCCTGGTGAGTTTCTCCCACAGTCGGCCCGATGGTCAGCATGACTGGGTACTGGGCAGGGCAGTAGCGCTtagtgcctgctggtgcagggaagaGACTCCTACTTGAAGGGAGATGCTGGCAGATTGGTGAAGAGCTGGAAATGCTCCAAGGCTCTGGGTGAATGCACAGCTCTAGGACGAGTCAGGTCTTTGCAATTGTCGGGTCAGGAGCAGGCAGGATTTTGCACCAATTCCACAGCTGGTCCACAGTTCTTGCGTCTTCGGTTTCGCTTGTCCCTCTTCTTTTTGTAGTCGGGCAGATCTGAGTTGTTAGTGTCAGGGGGAtaccaaaatactgaatttaggggtgtttagaggAGTGTAGGGTAGTATCCAATGGGCTGCTTACCCCTTGGGTTACTACACCCCCtatttgaccacttcctgtgggggatGGGCATaagcctgtcccagaattcctagttccaccaCAAAAAAGATGGTGGAGCCCTTCTTTCTTGGGGCACATAAGGCTGCCCACAGTAGGGGTCTAACTAGCCAGGTAGTGCACTGCACCTACCTGGTTAGCTAATTCCCACCTGACCTGGTACCAAATAGGCAACTCCCAGGTCTGGGGAAAgcttttgaagtccctggccttggtatgcagattcactagcttggggtagccttcccaagccactagtatgctttgacaggcacatgtggtgccctccttgcataaaccagcctgcaGCAGTtcaggacctccagtccctgctctggcacgaaactgggcaatggaaaggggagttaccactccatcaccccaggggtggtgcccagagctcctccaggtggccacttggttctgccatcttcaaaccaatctgagtggccaggtcaggcaggtgacgtcgcaACCCCTTCCTGATGCACAGCCCCTTCCTTGCTAGGTGGCCCATCCCCCTTCCAGGGCCCCCTTTTGTGTGGGTCCTCAGAGTCGATGTGCAATAtttcagcaggattcctctgcagtgtttacttcgacttctggccactggaaccgcaactggacttcacaggaacctacgatctgcagctccagcgacgacttcgctctgcaacattgtttctctggctccttccagcaactgcaacatttccctggccgtgTATCctttgagggtggcaagtcttcagtctgcaccaaaaagcaagaaggaatctcccttggagtgaaggagtcactcccctgcatccgcaggcatgaATTGCATTGACGACCGGCTgtctggatcctgcaacacaggtggtggtcttgagtggtcccctctaccagctgtctaactttgaaagtggtgagtctttgcctctccttgcaagagagtacccctgtgcactgagactgttgcagctaccaaggcttgttggctcttcttccaagggatcttcaggctccttgtagcccaAGCCTCCAGCTCTCTTCCCCGCCACACATGGTCTCCTGCCCGCTGCTCCAgctacgtgggactcctttccaggtgtgctgagtgggcctcatcgcgactcctgtgcctgctgcctgtgggggctgtatcCACAACTTCTTTCTCTTCTGACTGCCTGGAGtcacctgggactcctctccttgggTTTGAGTTTCCCcgaaccttcctggtccccagtagcTCCGCAACTTCTCTTTTGCAACTCTTGCCccagccaaggtttgttggtggtttttccacaccactgatggactgcaactcttcttcaaaCGTggaacatcgactgcatcacttctggaactgatCCTGTGCTGCATAacagactcctggtcttcaccatcgacctggtcctgcatctttagaagggtgggtagtggctcctgtcccaACCTGACACTCcatctcgaactggacttggtccccttcatttgcaggtcctcttctgtgtggatccatcttctgttcctcacagtcttgcttgggtcttgcacagtcctcttccaaagtttctctgtgggtttgggaaaaaccaggtacttacctcttttctcgtTGTCGCtatggggcactctggtacttaacttttggagttcctagttcctccagctccactctacagatttcacttacctgggtgggtgtccctcattcacattccatttgtttggtatatggtttgagctccccctagggtcactattgcttattgttattgcactgttttctgttactTTCTATGCGTGATTACTCACTGCAAGTAGAGTACTGCCTAGATGGTATTTTAGTAtcggtgtcactaaaataaagtacgtttatttttgtaacactgtgtggtttattgacgtgtgtaagtgctgtgtgactattaagtgctattgcattagctttgcatgtctcctagaaaagtcttggcttcccatccacagctacctctagagcctggcttcctagacactgactacacctcactaatagtggatacctggacctggtatagggtgataatactgtaggtgctcaccacacacaaggccagcttcctacaataaggaCCTAGGAAATGGATTGgacccacttggcaagtcagggccctCAGCAGGAGTACCTGGGTGCTGTCAGGTgatgtatttgatgtccctgagacttcttaacaggaggcaagctaagacaagcccttggagaagcttcacaagctgggtttcagaaaacaaagtccagtcctttccctcctaaggcagaaacagcagcagcagcaggacagcacagcaaagtaacaggcggagtggcagggtcatccacaagcatcaagctcttctccttggcagaagttcctcttaatccagaagtaatctgaagttgTCGGATCAGCAGTCCATTACTTaagctcatttctgtctttgaagtagccaAACATTAAAGGagagtctttgtagtgcagaaggccctgcctcttccttgccatgCCCTAGACACACTgtagggggttggagtctgtatagtgtgagggcaggcaccgccatttcaagtgcaggtgacagctcctccttcacgctcaagtccaggaagaccgatcaggatatacaggacatacctcggctccctttgtgtcactgttaagagtgcattcacaaacagcccaactttgtctgacccagacgtgtattcagcagccaggcagaggcatagaatggttaagcaaaaaaaatcccactttctaaaaggggcattttcaaacaaacagtttaaaaaccaacattaccaaaagatgtatttttaaattgtgagttcagagaccccaaactctgtgcCTCTATcctctcccaatgggaaactgcacttaaaacatatttaaaagcaatagtgaaaaaagaatttggcagtacttcactatcggaacatgtaaaacacaccagtacatgtcctctcTTTTAAATACATTAccccctgcccatgaggctacctaggggcctaccttaggggtgacttacatgtagtaaaagggaaggttttgcagtggcaggtctgagacatgtttacagggctactcgtgggtggcacaatcagtgctgcaggccactagtagcatttgatttacaggtcctgggcacctctagtgcactttactagggacttaacagtaaatccaatatgccaatcatggataagccaatcaccaatacagtgtCAACAGAgcgcacattcactttagcactggttagcagtggtaaagttcccagagtcctaaagacaacaaagacaggtcagaaaaaataggaggtaggaggcaaaaagtttggggacgaccctgcaaaaagggccaggtctgacAAAGGCCTTTCATGCAACTCACCACTGATGCCTGGACCCCGCATTTGGCCTCTGCCTGACCCTCTGTGAGTCTCTAAGATCCTCCCCTGAAGTCTTTGAGGGTTTAGAAGTGTACCCCTATTATAGATTGAGACTTAGAGGACTAAGTCAGAAAGTACatttttgaccaggacaaacctatcTGACCCATGCTGCATTGCAGCTTGCCTCAAATTGTGCCTCAGTCCTGGTCACCCACATCCATTCACTATCATTGCGCCTCTTGAAGTTATTCTTACATCAAGCTTTAAAAATGAATACCTCCGATACCCTTATTGGACTAAATGACTCTGGTTTACACctcaactatttgtggcttttggaCAATCCCAACTGGGACAGGCACTGACCCACGGCCACCATTGCCAGGCACCTAGTTGGCCTCATTGCATTTTCCTACAGAAGGGAGACCTTCTCCTGAGTGAGAGTGGCTACCCAATTAGCAAGCGGTGCTGAAGAACTCATTTAGGTGATGAGACAACTGTACGCCTGCCTGTCGCTACTGGAtgcttggtggcaggcctgtagcAGGAGGGATGGTCACCACTAACCCTTAGAAACCAGAAATGCATACATATTCCATTTGAGGTACTCCTGCCCAGCGAAAGTATGCAACCCCATACATTTTTAGGTTTCGGCTCTAGACAGCACCCATTGGCTGTCTCGAAGAGAGACCTGTTATATATACTTTGTAGGCTTCAGCCCACCCATAAGCTTCTTATTTGCTGGCTCCATTGTCGCTCTCCTAATCTTTCTCCTCATTTGTAACGGCATGCATGTGTCATACCTCTTCCTGTCTTTACCTGTCCCCTGAGAGCAGGTATAAATCACTACCATTCATCCACTCCTCCATTTAAGGTGGTGTTTATGGACTacttattttgtttgttttcagcACTTGAGACAAGCGCTTGTGTTTCAGCTGCCCcgccacacttttttttttctttattttcagcaCTTAAtgcatgcgtttttttttttttttttttaaagcatttaacacAAGCACTTGTGTTTTCAGCTGATCCATGCTCcgcttttttgttgtttgttttcagtgCTTAATGCATGTGCTTGTTTTCAGCTAAGTTTTCAGCCAGTGTGACTGCTACTGTTTGGAACAAGGCAGAGACACCCAAGTACACTTCTCGCCTTTTTTCCCAGTGCTTTTTTTATGTGTCTCATTACCGTTGGCTTTGCACCTTGATGCTGGGCTCTGCAACTTGAACATCGAATTAGCCTAGCTATAACGAAAACAGATGGTCCCAGAGGTCCCTCGAGGGCACTTTTTCTAACAAATAGTTAGAAAAATAATGTGACTATGGATGCATGATTTTATTCGGTGGCAGCTGGCAGTTCTATTCCTGGAGACTCCTCCAATCTGTTTTTTTCCCAGTGTTTGGGTTACTGCAGCTGCAACAAGGTGACTACTTGCTTTTCTGTCTCTATGCGTTGAGTTTGGGTTTTCTTAGGAGTCCTCCTGGTTTGGCTGGTTTCATTGCAAACAAAAGCATATCTCTGCTGTCCTGGGATTTATCAATAAGAATGCCTCAGTTGTACATCTGGGGTTGCTGACTGCCAAAGTGTGAGTGGTTGTACTAGAGCAGCGTGTGCTACATTATGAGGAGGAAATATGGCATTGTTTCAGTGCTTTGCTTATGCTGAGGTGTTGTACATTTGCGGAAGGTAGAATTTAGACTGCCTTTCCACTCCCAGGATGTTTTTTCCTTTCAAGTTCCtgatttttgtctttgcatttttgaggGTCCCTTTTATTCAGTAGTGTGGAGTGTGAAGTGATCtccttgtttgtttttgtttacagaAAAATCGCAGTGAGATTCCGTGCTACTGGGAGAGACAGATTTCGGGGTGCCAGAAGGCAAACTGTGCTTTCCATCACTCCAAAGCTCGCTGTGTGGACGGGATCTTCTTACCACCAAGCAAACGTTTGTGATCCTTTATGCTATTCCTGATGTAAAGTAAAATTGATATGTCTTTCTAGAGTCATTGCAGTGTCGTAGCTGTAACCCTCTAGGTCAGTGGGACTGCCAGGATGTTATCGGTCTGAGCCTGTGGGATGTGGAGGTAGAAGTTCTAAGTGCAGTATCCATTGGCTTTTCCTGTAGCAGTCTGCATTGGCAGGATCTTTAGAAATGATTTTAAAAGAATAGGGCAGTAGAAGCCACTgcaatgtttctgtttttttccagaAATGGGTTAAAATCGTAGGAAAAGATtgagaagggacaatgggggtcattacgacggtAACCGCCGTCCGGCCGCACTCACGcgccccccattatgacattcccgctgggccagcgggcgcaaaccaagtttgcgtccgccggcccagcgggaatgaggccgcaacataggagccggctcctaatggagtcggctgtgttgcggccgtgcgacgggtgcagttgcacccatcgcgcttttcactgtctgctatgcagacagtgaaaagctggccggggccctgttagggggcccctgcactgcccatgccactggcatgggcagtgcaggggccgccgggggccccaggacaccccttaccgccagcctctttctggcggtgaaaaccgccagaaacaggctggcggtaggggggggtcgtaatccccagggcagcgctgcaagcagcgctgccctggtggattacatccgccggggccattgtggcggtaaaccgccggccccggcggtgccgcggtcaaaatacgccgggaggcaccgccagcctgttggcggtgctcccgtcgttttggccctgcggttgtaataccgccagggtcataatgaccaccatagtgtcttggAGGACTTGTGGGGAAGTTTCTTCAATATTCTGCTGGCGGATGCTATAATAAAGATGATGTGTTTTTCCTTTATAGCTGTAATGAACAGGTCAGAGTCTGCAGAAGACTTAATAAAGTCTCCCCTGCCAAACACCTCTCCCCAGATCCGCAGAGTCATTAATTTGGAAAATGAGAAGCTCTCAAGCCCCACACATCCACCCGTCATTATAAATGCTGCTGATGACgacgacgatgatgatgatgatgatgatgatgaagatgaggaggaggatgaataCGAAAACCACCAAAATGGTGACAATGGTGACATAGATGATGGTTGGTTTTTCTGCTTGCCCTGATTTGCTTTCATTGTCTCTCGTCCTAATGTGAACAATCTTTTGACTCAATTGTTACTTTTGCCCTTTGCCACAAAGGTTGCTGAGTGAGTTAAGTGCTCGCTGCTGACTTATGTGATCTTGTAATCCTttgtttgaatcctgtccaagcCAACTCAGTATTTAATGTCTCCAAGTTTGATAAAATTAAGTACCATAACATTGCTTAATAATAATTTTACCACCAGTTATGTACAATGCCTAAAAGTGGTCTTAAAACCATTGCCGAAGTGCAATTTGTCTATTGTCATAACCATAAATTCTAGACTGAAACCTTAACACGAACTGTGCTATTAGTCAAAGTGATCAGTTGATGCCCACCTTCTACTTGATTTTTTCTTATCAGCTGGAAGCCTGTTTGGCCTGTGTTACGCATTCACTTAGTTAACTGTTGGGCAGTTGCTAAGACCTTTTGATTGAactaaaaatgtatatacatgCAATCCTTTCTCATTAGGAGTTTCAGACAGCTCTTTTCTCTCATTGGTTTATTCTGGTGTCATTCACATTGTTCTTCCTCTCGCTAAAGCCTTCATCATGGGGCGATTGGTCAACCTAATTCAGGTGCCGGTtaatttcactgtgagtgatgacatTGTGTTTATTCACAAGGAGGTGCATGCTTAAGGAGactaaaaacatgtttttgtttttaataggcatttattttaatattgatgaGGGCCCAGCCATGTTCTAACACCACCAAACcatcccccctcacacacacaataatacatttttacaaagactatgATTAAACAAGACAACCATTAGCAAAGCTAAAAAGCTGTTAGCTAatgacagacctattggctttgaagtGCTAGTTATTCCACCTAAAACTGACGCTGTCATACATTATGCTCTTTTGCCAAAATAAGACCAGGATTGGAATATTCTTTTAGTGGTTGATGAATGTGCAGGAGCTAAAGGCTAGGTGTTGGATGAACTGGTAACAGTAGTAGACTTCCAGTGGCTATAAGATCCCTACAATCCTCCCTTGACTTTTGACCAAATGATCATAGAATGGTACATGTCTATGGGCCTCGGGATGTGTTGCACATACCCACAGCAAATTTGGTGCAGAACTGCCACATCTTTcactttgttttatatgtccttttgGTTCTAGGGCACGTGTAGTCTAAAGTTCTCCTACCACTATACACACATTGCTCGAAGGAtgcttggcattgttttttttcatctgtaatttttcaGAGAAGCATACACAAATGCAGTCAAAGGGTTGTATCAACACAGTAATATTTAGCTTTCCCTTCATGGGATGTTTACAGGGTTGGTCGGTATAATATGTTAAAAAGAACATACATTAAAGGGCTGGTGTGGAATTTTTTTAGAGCTGAAATATGATTCAGATATTGCAATTTGAATTCTAGGTACCTGAGGAGAGTTTTAGAGTAAAGGGAATAACTCAAAAGGGTGTTCTGACTCAATAGCTAAGCACCGAGCAAAGAGCACTAGTGAATTGCATCAGACAGCCAGGCCTCTAAAGCTCTGTGGTAGGCAAGATGGTTCATTAAATAAATGCATCATTACAGGAAGGGAGTTTCCGTGTTTCAACACATGAAAAACAACATATGCAGAGCTGGGGTGACCATCCCCACATAGGAGGTATAATTAACTTTGATGAATGATTATTGATGGAAGCAAGGCAAATTGATCCGAAGAACCTATAGAATTGACAACTTGGTAGGTATACATTGGGCGTAGAGGCTTAAGATGAAAAAAAATACCAATTGATATGGAGACATTTTGTGAAAGACATTTAGACATGATATCTTGAAGATTATTATGCTCTTGTCCATATATCATAATTTAGGAAAGGTTTACCTTTGAAAATAGGACTGATGCACAATTGTCAGTTTTGCCAAGATGTAAGACATCCTAGCTTTGTCATTAcatgatatatttttatttttaaatattagttCCCAGCTGCTCCAAAGGTCCATTTGTTGTGGTGATTGATGAGATTACAACAGTTGCTATTTAAAAGACTTGCTGTCAACTTCTGCTGTACATATCTCTGGCAGTTTTGAAGCAGAGTTCACGTGGTATTGCAAATGGCGGGTTGATGTAGACCTTTGGCAGGGTCTTTTCAAGCCACTCCCATAGCAAGTCAGAAGTTGCCTTATGGATTGTACTTGTTCTCCGCAGTTCAGAATTGAATATGCATGTGTGTATTATTTTGGAGAACTCTGGAGTGTGGTAAACATATTAGTGCTAACTGACATTCTACAGGAAGGAAAGAAACAGTGGCTGGATGTCAGGCTGTTTCCCGCCAGCCTTACCGACCCGTTGACGGTTCATCCTAGCTGGCTGAATCCTTATTTTAATGGTAAGCTTGTCGACAAAAGGGCCAGTTGCCTGACAGTCAGCACTAATGCCTTCCTATCTTGACCATAGCTCGGAATGTGAGCTTTGACAGCTTCATTGCTAAGCAAATTCCATAGTCAGTAACATCTGTAAATTCTGAATATAGAATAAACATTGTATAGCTTCTGCCATACTGATTCTCTTGGTGTCAGGATTAAGACATTACATCATAATCTTCTGAACCTGTGCGGAACACTCCCTGTAGCAGAAATGCCACAGATAATGGATGTTTGTATCTAGCTTGTGAAAAGCTCATCATTCTTTATGCCCCAGTGGTATTCACTTTCATAAAATGCCACCCCCAAAATGCTCTTTTTCCTGTTTTCAGATCAATTTTCAGATCAGTTTTCTGAAGATGATGAATCGTACGCACAACAAGTACCAGCAGAGGACCACAGCAGACAAAGGGTGCTTTCTTCTCGGATTCGATCCCCACCAAAGAAAGGTGAGAGTCCATTAAATTCAGAAAAGCTGTGCATCCTCATGTGCATCCGTAGGCTATATAATGTC encodes:
- the LOC138299845 gene encoding zinc finger CCCH domain-containing protein 11A-like, producing MRGVEAKASDLSAMENKKQDCYFFFYSSCFRGDSCAFRHCEAAIGNETVCTLWEEGRCFRPMCKFRHMKIDKNRSEIPCYWERQISGCQKANCAFHHSKARCVDGIFLPPSKPVMNRSESAEDLIKSPLPNTSPQIRRVINLENEKLSSPTHPPVIINAADDDDDDDDDDDDEDEEEDEYENHQNGDNGDIDDDQFSDQFSEDDESYAQQVPAEDHSRQRVLSSRIRSPPKKVRRIEETEADRAWRAYAQKYPFS